The Capsicum annuum cultivar UCD-10X-F1 chromosome 3, UCD10Xv1.1, whole genome shotgun sequence genomic sequence CATTTATCTTGAATAACtgaattttttttgggtttcgTTTTTATGGCTAGTTGTCCTTTTctctactttattattttattttttgaaagtatttGGGGGAAAGCGCAAGTCTTCTCGACATATAAATGGTCTTCTCAGGTAGGTATCCATCAAGTCCTGAAAAAATGACTAGGATGTGGTCATCAATATATATTAGGCAATTTTTTCTGtgtttcttaaaattttattccCTTGAGATTCCTCGTCTTCATCCTTTTTATGTATTCGTTATCTGTCTCCTACTTTAATTTAACATGTTCAATCTTGAGATTTCCTTCCATCGTTTTATTTAGTAGATGTGGAAAACTAGATGAAGTTAAAGTAACTAGCCATGGAAGCTTACATCGAAAACAAAGTTACCACCAAAGGTAATCTGCTTCAGTTGGTTGGCATTGCTGAATGCTTGTTCGACACTGGACAATCTTTGTAGAAGAAATTCAGCTGCAGACACGTGGCATATGTTTCTTTCCCTTTTCAGTTTGAAATGTGTGATGCCTCAAACTATTAGAGAAGCTGTTGTGAGCTGGAGCCACCGGAGAGTTGATAAGGCCATCAGGAACACCTGGAGGATGATACCATACCAGCATGTATTTTTTGCTGCCTATGGAAAATAAGGGATGGAACTTCAACTCCTAATCAATCTCTCAAAGCTAAATGTTTATTCAGTCTACAGTTGTTGGTCCAACCCGTCATATATGAATAGTTCCAATTCTACTGCTTGCTTACATTTCGTTAGCTCTCTAACTCTAGACTGTCCATAGTCGTCTAATTagtcttctcttcttcttctttttttgtttgattttgtgtCTGGCTCCCGGGTCTTAATTTCTATAATGTAATGTAGCTAGTATATCTACTTTTGTACTCTTTGCATCTGCTTGATGCCGATAATGGAACttacttcatcaaaaaaaaaactaGCCTTGCAAGGGTTTGGTTTGTATCAATTGACATTTCTGTTCGAGTTTCATATGTTTCATTATGAATGAAAACTTTGTTACGAAGAGCCCTATAGTCTTTGGCAGGATTATTTTTTGATCTAGGGCCCCTTTTAAAGTGAAACATGATAGAGAACAAGGAATCACAGGTAAGAGTTAAgttatatactatttttttttttggtgggtTTCCTAGTTCCTAATAGCTTACTATTATTTCTTCgacattatattttcattattatagtTGTTTGGCCAATCAAGGCTTAAGCTTCTTTCACTTCAGCGGTAAATGACATTAGCAGAATATATTGAATTAGGAGAAAGCAACTGATAGTAATGCACTGCCTTCTTCTACTTCTAAATCAACTCGCTACCAACTTTGGGCAGCATAATATGTTGGATGTGGATCGATATGAGTATAACACTGTCGTTGACTTcgtattaatctttatttttctttaggtATGTATGATGAGCTAAATATATCACTTCTTAGATTAGTTAATTAGAAGTTGTTTGGACATGCCTCAAGTATGTATAGTTTATAGGGGGGAATGAGGCTCATCTTTTACTTAACAAGTCAGGGCCTTTCAGATGAAAGTGATTTCTGCTGCATGTTACTTGCAGACTGTGCACGGGGATGGTACTACATGCACTGCTTTCTACATCTACGCTACTTTTACTGGTCGTGTGACCTATCATTGATGTGCTTTATTAACTGTTACgtattattgatatttcaggAAGTGAAAGCAGCTGACAATAAGATCAACTAATCCATCCTCCTTGTTGacggcttgaaataaaaaatagtgaatcTCGGATTTTCCCTTGTTCCCCGTGTTCATTGAATGTACTGTTATTTTCATGTGCATAGAGGAAAACTTACCTATATTacttacttttgctaattgcacatttcattttgtcatcgttGTATTGATTGGAAATACAAGCTGAATTTTCCCTTGGCTACTTTTATCTATATGATGATGTTGGTGGTAATTTATTCCAATTGTAATTATATTTGTCAAAAGGAAAGGGGAAACAAAGAGTTAGCTTGTTGGTAACTTTCTTACTTGATTTGGAGAAGGGCTTTACATATGACCAAaaaccatgtatatatatatatatatatatatatatatatatatatatatatatatNNNNNNNNNNNNNNNNNNNNNNNNNNNNNNNNNNNNNNNNNNNNNNNNNNNNNNNNNNNNNNNNNNNNNNNNNNNNNNNNNNNNNNNNNNNNNNNNNNNNNNNNNNNNNNNNNNNNNNNNNNNNNNNNNNNNNNNNNNNNNNNNNNNNNNNNNNNNNNNNNNNNNNNNNNNNNNNNNNNNNNNNNNNNNNNNNNNNNNNNNNNNNNNNNNNNNNNNNNNNNNNNNNNNNNNNNNNNNNNNNNNNNNNNNNNNNNNNNNNNNNNNNNNNNNNNNNNNNNNNNNNNNNNNNNNNNNNNNNNNNNNNNNNNNNNNNNNNNNNNNNNNNNNNNNNNNNNNNNNNNNNNNNNNNNNNNNNNNNNNNNNNNNNNNNNNNNNNNNNNNNNNNNNNNNNNNNNNNNNNNNNNNNNNNNNNNNNNNNNNNNNNNNNNNNNNNNNNNNNNNNNNNNNNNNNNNNNNNNNNNNNNNNNNNNNNNNNNNNNNNNNNNNNNNNNNNNNNNNNNNNNNNNNNNNNNNNNNNNNNNNNNNNNNNNNNNNNNNNNNNNNNNNNNNNNNNNNNNNNNNNNNNNNNNNNNNNNNNNNNNNNNNNNNNNNNNNNNNNNNNNNNNNNNNNNNNNNNNNNNNNNNNNNNNNNNNNNNNNNNNNNNNNNNNNNNNNNNNNNNNNNNNNNNNNNNNNNNNNNNNNNNNNNNNNNNNNNNNNNNNNNNNNNNNNNNNNNNNNNNNNNNNNNNNNNNNNNNNNNNNNNNNNNNNNNNNNNNNNNNNNNNNNNNNNNNNNNNNNNNNNNNNNNNNNNNNNNNNNNNNNNNNNNNNNNNNNNNNNNNNNNNNNNNNNNNNNNNNNNNNNNNNNNNNNNNNNNNNNNNNNNNNNNNNNNNNNNNNNNNNNNNNNNNNNNNNNNNNNNNNNNNNNNNNNNNNNNNNNNNNNNNNNNNNNNNNNNNNNNNNNNNNNNNNNNNNNNNNNNNNNNNNNNNNNNNNNNNNNNNNNNNNNNNNNNNNNNNNNNNNNNNNNNNNNNNNNNNNNNNNNNNNNNNNNNNNNNNNNNNNNNNNNNNNNNNNNNNNNNNNNNNNNNNNNNNNNNNNNNNNNNNNNNNNNNNNNNNNNNNNNNNNNNNNNNNNNNNNNNNNNNNNNNNNNNNNNNNNNNNNNNNNNNNNNNNNNNNNNNNNNNNNNNNNNNNNNNNNNNNNNNNNNNNNNNNNNNNNNNNNNNNNNNNNNNNNNNNNNNNNNNNNNNNNNNNNNNNNNNNNNNNNNNNNNNNNNNNNNNNNNNNNNNNNNNNNNNNNNNNNNNNNNNNNNNNNNNNNNNNNNNNNNNNNNNNNNNNNNNNNNNNNNNNNNNNNNNNNNNNNNNNNNNNNNNNNNNNNNNNNNNNNNNNNNNNNNNNNNNNNNNNNNNNNNNNNNNNNNNNNNNNNNNNNNNNNNNNNNNNNNNNNNNNNNNNNNNNNNNNNNNNNNNNNNNNNNNNNNNNNNNNNNNNNNNNNNNNNNNNNNNNNNNNNNNNNNNNNNNNNNNNNNNNNNNNNNNNNNNNNNNNNNNNNNNNNNNNNNNNNNNNNNNNNNNNNNNNNNNNNNNNNNNNNNNNNNNNNNNNNNNNNNNNNNNNNNNNNNNNNNNNNNNNNNNNNNNNNNNNNNNNNNNNNNNNNNNNNNNNNNNNNNNNNNNNNNNNNNNNNNNNNNNNNNNNNNNNNNNNNNNNNNNNNNNNNNNNNNNNNNNNNNNNNNNNNNNNNNNNNNNNNNNNNNNNNNNNNNNNNNNNNNNNNNNNNNNNNNNNNNNNNNNNNNNNNNNNNNNNNNNNNNNNNNNNNNNNNNNNNNNNNNNNNNNNNNNNNNNNNNNNNNNNNNNNNNNNNNNNNNNNNNNNNNNNNNNNNNNNNNNNNNNNNNNNNNNNNNNNNNNNNNNNNNNNNNNNNNNNNNNNNNNNNNNNNNNNNNNNNNNNNNNNNNNNNNNNNNNNNNNNNNNNNNNNNNNNNNNNNNNNNNNNNNNNNNNNNNNNNNNNNNNNNNNNNNNNNNNNNNNNNNNNNNNNNNNNNNNNNNNNNNNNNNNNNNNNNNNNNNNNNNNNNNNNNNNNNNNNNNNNNNNNNNNNNNNNNNNNNNNNNNNNNNNNNNNNNNNNNNNNNNNNNNNNNNNNNNNNNNNNNNNNNNNNNNNNNNNNNNNNNNNNNNNNNNNNNNNNNNNNNNNNNNNNNNNNNNNNNNNNNNNNNNNNNNNNNNNNNNNNNNNNNNNNNNNNNNNNNNNNNNNNNNNNNNNNNNNNNNNNNNNNNNNNNNNNNNNNNNNNNNNNNNNNNNNNNNNNNNNNNNNNNNNNNNNNNNNNNNNNNNNNNNNNNNNNNNNNNNNNNNNNNNNNNNNNNNNNNNNNNNNNNNNNNNNNNNNNNNNNNNNNNNNNNNNNNNNNNNNNNNNNNNNNNNNNNNNNNNNNNNNNNNNNNNNNNNNNNNNNNNNNNNNNNNNNNNNNNNNNNNNNNNNNNNNNNNNNNNNNNNNNNNNNNNNNNNNNNNNNNNNNNNNNNNNNNNNNNNNNNNNNNNNNNNNNNNNNNNNNNNNNNNNNNNNNNNNNNNNNNNNNNNNNNNNNNNNNNNNNNNNNNNNNNNNNNNNNNNNNNNNNNNNNNNNNNNNNNNNNNNNNNNNNNNNNNNNNNNNNNNNNNNNNNNNNNNNNNNNNNNNNNNNNNNNNNNNNNNNNNNNNNNNNNNNNNNNNNNNNNNNNNNNNNNNNNNNNNNNNNNNNNNNNNNNNNNNNNNNNNNNNNNNNNNNNNNNNNNNNNNNNNNNNNNNNNNNNNNNNNNNNNNNNNNNNNNNNNNNNNNNNNNNNNNNNNNNNNNNNNNNNNNNNNNNNNNNNNNNNNNNNNNNNNNNNNNNNNNNNNNNNNNNNNNNNNNNNNNNNNNNNNNNNNNNNNNNNNNNNNNNNNNNNNNNNNNNNNNNNNNNNNNNNNNNNNNNNNNNNNNNNNNNNNNNNNNNNNNNNNNNNNNNNNNNNNNNNNNNNNNNNNNNNNNNNNNNNNNNNNNNNNNNNNNNNNNNNtatatatatatatatatatatatatatatatatatatatatatatattcttaataATATTAGTTCCTATTGATGCATATTCTTTTAATAATATAATCTTGAGCCTTGATAATATTTGTATGAGGGCGGAATTGAGTGAGGTATGTTTAGCTAAACCCCTCATCATTTTTGCAGTAGCAACATAATTAGAAAATTAAGGCACACCAACATTTAATCCAATCGGCTTATTAGACACCCCAAGTTGAATAGCTGAATATTCAATGCAAAAATAAGTACTACAGCCAAGTATGCATACGTATAGGATGGTTATGAACTTGTATTAGGAAATACTTTCCAactttttttcgtttctttcttcttttacagGTTTTCGGCCAACAATTTACGAGCTATaagctttctttcctttttagtgTCATAAGTGATTGACACGGGAGCTCCTGTAAGTGTTTCCGTCGGTACAACTCTAGAACGATTGATAATTTAGGGCTGTAGATTGGTGTATCAATCAGTTATCTATATGAACTAAACAAAGAAACACGGTATCAAGGAAGGATTTTTGTTGATACCAAATAAAAATACCACAAGATCTTATATCCAAGAAATAAAAAAGGAGCCAGCAATTGTGCAAGAATGCAGTAAGCAATTAAGACATGGTGAAAACAAAAAACAGAAATTTCACTCTTTGCGTAAAAACCAGTCCGTCTTAAATGATCACctattataaattttgaatactTATGAGCTCTTCTTACCATCCATACTATTCACTGTTGGTTTTAGTTACAGCCTAAGATTCTTATTAGTGAAtagtttaaaaaagaaatatttcctccatttcaaaaagaataacctacttttctttttagtccatttcaaaaagaatgaccctttcattttttgacaatactttaatttcaactttccacgtaACATATTTATGACCACAAGAtcaaaggacattttgatacatttaagataactttaatttaaggtcacaaaattaaaaaatcttctttattttcttaaattttgtatcaaatcaaaataaatcattcttttttaaacggaggaaatAGTACGTTTGtatccaagaacaacaacaacatacccagtgtattcccacctagtggggtctgggaagggtagagtatacgcagaccATCTCACTACCTCAAGAAAAATAGAGAGGTTTCCAAAAGACCCtagcttaggaccaataacaatataacaaatacaaaaagtaaacgAATACAAATTAGTATgatacacaaaacaaactaacagtataacaaatacaaaaggtaagtgcataataaactagtacgaaATGCAAAAAAGTCAAACACCACTAACCTCAAAAACTACAACCCCAACACTACAAACCAAAAACTCCAGACCtaaaggagcactcccctattactaccgtTGCGCTCCCACCCccaaccctctaccctaatccgcatcctccacatCTTCCTATCAAGGGATCATACCCactgtaagctgtaattgctccatatcatacctaatcacctccctccaatagtctcacacctccgcactagaGCATCAGGGCCCCTCATCATCATATGTCCAAACCAATGTAGcctcacttctcgcaacttatcctccaccgaggcaactcccaccttctcccaaataatctcattcctcaccctatcttccatggtatgtccacacatccatcacaacattcGCACCTCTGTCACCTTCAccttttgaatgtgagagttcttaactgaccaacactccactccatacaacatagccgtcCGAACTACCATTCTGTAGAACTTACTTTTAAACTTcaagggcaccttcttatcacaaaggatTCTCAAAatgagcctccacttcaaccaccctgtCCCGATACGATGCGTGACaacctcatcaatctcaccattatcctgaattatagaccccaaatacttgaaactctccctcttctagATGGCCTGAAagtctagcttcacaaccactcaATCTTCTTACGACATATTATTACTttcactccaagtactccgtctttaTTTTACTTAACCAAAAACCTTTGGATTCAAGCATCTGTCTctaaacctccaacttatcattaactccaccccgaCCCCGAGTCTCTTCAATCAAACctaaacctccaacttatcattaactccaccccgaccccgagtctcatcaatcagaaCCACATCGTAGGCAAAACCCCAGCGATGTGAAACCCCAGAAATAAATGCAGAAGTCCACAACATTGTAGGCGAAAATCGTCTAATATCCTTTATACAGCCCAAAGGATTATAGAGACACCTACCAACCATCCCCAAAAGTCGGACAAACTCTTTATATGGAAATCCGAAGCATTAAGGTGGAAAATagcaaatggaagaaaaaaatttgaatatttttgtacCTCCAATATCCTTGCAAACCAAGTTTCATACTTGAAATAATGTCTTTGGTTATTTCCTACATTCATTTAAGCAAATCACCGAAGTATGGGTTCAAAAATAGCAGATAAAAACAGGGcaaaagaatttcaaaatatgCTTCTATGGTAAAACACAGCTTACTTCTATAGAACAGTATGGGAGAAACCTTCGTTTGCAGTAGTGACTAGTAAACCAACATCCAACCAATGACAAGACAACAAAAGAATTAACTTGAAATAGACAAAGCACCGATGGAAGAACAAAGTGCAGCACACAAGCACGGGTCATGTAAGAACAGGCATCCGCTAGGTTCAATTGAACCTAGAACCAGATGTCCAAATAGTAGTTGAAAATCACCCATCACACGAGAAAAGTAGGCAATCAATCAAGACAAGTTGgcacacacaaataaaaataaaagcatagAATTGCGATGAGCAAGAACTAAACCATCATTAACCAAAACTGCAGGTGGCTACTGCCCTTTTCCATTTCATACCATTgaataacaaaatacaaaagGGGTATTTGTCTATATTACATAAACCATGTTTAACTCCATTCTCCTAATCCTTACCCAAAACACAAGCCAGATATACATCTAAAACTCCTGAGATGCAGAGCCAATGTCACCCTTTCCAGAGCCAGCCTTCTTAGGCAACAGATTCTGGTGAATGTTCGGCAGAACACCACCATTAGCAATGGTCACATGGCCCAACAGCTTGCTAAGCTCCTCATCATTCCTAACGGCTAGCTGAATGTGCCTAGGCACAATGCGATTCTTCTTGTTGTCCCTAGCAGCATTCCCAGCTAACTCCAACACCTATACCAACACAAACATTCAAACTTCAAATAAATTACAAATAAACAATTTTACAAATAAACTAGAAcaaacaaggtttaacatgcaaaATTTCAAACAGAAATAAATGAATACATCAAAATCAGAACAAGGCTCCAACTAGCCAACATAAATCAAAATCTGACTTACATTTACAGCAATTAGCAAAACAAATTAGTAAAAAAAGAGGAACTCAAACTCATCAATTAAACTAGGATAAACATGGCCAACCCCACATGCAATCAGCAAAAGGTTAACGTATACCAAAATCAGTACATAATTCCGATTTATCAACCGCAAATCAAAATCCGACTTCCATTTCCATCAatcaacaacacaaatcagcaaaaaaaaaaaaaaaaaaaaaacacaacaaaattaCCACAGTAGCAATACTACACAGAAAGGTTGAACATGAGTAGATAAACAAATATCTAAATCAGTACAGAGCTCCAATTATCCAACATAAATCAGATTCTGAATCACATTGAAACACAAATTCGAAATCTTGAACAAAAATAGATACACACAACAAAATCAGTAAAGAGTCTCCATTTCCAATCAGCAAAAAAACTTACCTCAGCAGCGAGATACTCAAGCACAGCAGAGAGATACACAGGAGCACCAGCACCAACTCTTTCCGCATACTTCCCAGCCTTCAGAAACCTCGCAATCCTCCCCACCGGAAACTGAAGCCCAGCTTTCGAAGATCGGGAAACCGATTTCGACGACTTCGGCTTTCCTCTTCCAGCGCCGCCCTTGCCTGCTCCAGCACCTGAactcatctttttttctctttccaaAAAAACTAACCCTAACCCTAGATTTGAAGATTGCAGAGAAAGAAGGTGAAATGTGATACAATGAGAATTGGGGGAAGTGGCGGTGGGTATATATAGGAGGGGATGCTGTGTTGTGATTGGTTGAAATAAAGGTCCTTGGATCGCCAGCCTGGCATGGACGGTATTTTTAACTTTTGGAATGCCCTCCAATATTTCCCTCCCTCTATAAAGTTATAAATATTCAATGAAAAATTATAGCAACTAGCCATAAATTTTCTAGTTTTGAAAATTTATCATTTGAATAGTGTATTTGTATGACTatgaaatttaattagattttaaaaaaatttctttaaatagTCAGGAAATACTTTTTATCTTTAGTAtaaattttggattaaattttcaaaaatattttttaaatatatgtttgatcataaaatttaattattttttaaaagtttgtCTTTAAATAatgtttgatcataaattttaattatattttaaaaactta encodes the following:
- the LOC107864163 gene encoding probable histone H2AXb — its product is MSSGAGAGKGGAGRGKPKSSKSVSRSSKAGLQFPVGRIARFLKAGKYAERVGAGAPVYLSAVLEYLAAEVLELAGNAARDNKKNRIVPRHIQLAVRNDEELSKLLGHVTIANGGVLPNIHQNLLPKKAGSGKGDIGSASQEF